The following coding sequences lie in one Lolium perenne isolate Kyuss_39 chromosome 2, Kyuss_2.0, whole genome shotgun sequence genomic window:
- the LOC127331201 gene encoding lactoylglutathione lyase isoform X1: MIPEAVHHHTLLSIKAYHRPINNPPRTARHGRRFTPLRPPLPGRRPPPPLPRPARTPFRPAQDSRWVLQRFDRARRFFPAAAASMSTSSGTKEAPANNPGLQAEIDPATKGYFMQQTMFRVKDPKVSLDFYSRVMGMSLLKRLDFPDMKFSLYFLGYEDLSAAPADPVKRTEWTFGQKATIELTHNWGTETDPEFKGYHNGNSDPRGFGHIGVTVDDVYKACERFERLGVEFVKKPDDGKMKGIAFIKDPDGYWIEIFDLNRIGEVTATAS, translated from the exons ATGATTCCAGAAGCAGTACACCACCATACGCTTCTGTCAATCAAAGCTTATCATCGTCCTATAAATAATCCTCCCCGCACCGCTCGCCATGGCCGCCGCTTCACTCCGCTCCGCCCTCCTCTCCCCGGCCGCCGCCCTCCGCCGCCTCTCCCCCGCCCCGCGCGTACCCCGTTTCGCCCAGCCCAAG ATTCTCGTTGGGTTCTGCAGAGATTCGACCGGGCTCGCCggttcttcccggccgccgccgcaTCCATGTCGACGTCGTCGGGGACGAAGGAGGCGCCGGCCAACAACCCGGGCCTCCAGGCCGAGATTGACCCCGCCACCAAGGGCTACTTCATGCAGCAGACG ATGTTCCGCGTGAAGGACCCAAAAGTGAGCCTCGACTTCTACTCGCGTGTGATGGGCATGTC GTTGTTGAAAAGGTTGGATTTTCCCGATATGAAGTTCAGCTTGTATTTTCTTGGTTATGAG GATTTGTCCGCAGCCCCTGCTGATCCTGTCAAGCGGACTGAATGGACGTTTGGGCAAAAAGCTACCATCGAGCTCACTCA caactggGGCACAGAAACTGATCCTGAATTCAAAGGCTACCATAATGGGAACTCAGATCCTCGTGGTTTCG GCCATATAGGGGTAACAGTGGATGATGTCTATAAGGCATGTGAGCGCTTCGAACGTCTTGGGGTAGAGTTTGTGAAAAAACCAGATGACG GGAAAATGAAAGGTATTGCATTCATCAAGGATCCTGATGGCTACTGGATTGAAATATTTGACCTGAACCGAATTGGGGAGGTCACGGCTACAGCATCATGA
- the LOC127331201 gene encoding lactoylglutathione lyase isoform X3, with protein sequence MAAASLRSALLSPAAAMSTSSGTKEAPANNPGLQAEIDPATKGYFMQQTMFRVKDPKVSLDFYSRVMGMSLLKRLDFPDMKFSLYFLGYEDLSAAPADPVKRTEWTFGQKATIELTHNWGTETDPEFKGYHNGNSDPRGFGHIGVTVDDVYKACERFERLGVEFVKKPDDGKMKGIAFIKDPDGYWIEIFDLNRIGEVTATAS encoded by the exons ATGGCCGCCGCTTCACTCCGCTCCGCCCTCCTCTCCCCGGCCGCCGCC ATGTCGACGTCGTCGGGGACGAAGGAGGCGCCGGCCAACAACCCGGGCCTCCAGGCCGAGATTGACCCCGCCACCAAGGGCTACTTCATGCAGCAGACG ATGTTCCGCGTGAAGGACCCAAAAGTGAGCCTCGACTTCTACTCGCGTGTGATGGGCATGTC GTTGTTGAAAAGGTTGGATTTTCCCGATATGAAGTTCAGCTTGTATTTTCTTGGTTATGAG GATTTGTCCGCAGCCCCTGCTGATCCTGTCAAGCGGACTGAATGGACGTTTGGGCAAAAAGCTACCATCGAGCTCACTCA caactggGGCACAGAAACTGATCCTGAATTCAAAGGCTACCATAATGGGAACTCAGATCCTCGTGGTTTCG GCCATATAGGGGTAACAGTGGATGATGTCTATAAGGCATGTGAGCGCTTCGAACGTCTTGGGGTAGAGTTTGTGAAAAAACCAGATGACG GGAAAATGAAAGGTATTGCATTCATCAAGGATCCTGATGGCTACTGGATTGAAATATTTGACCTGAACCGAATTGGGGAGGTCACGGCTACAGCATCATGA
- the LOC127331201 gene encoding lactoylglutathione lyase isoform X2 has translation MAAASLRSALLSPAAALRRLSPAPRVPRFAQPKRFDRARRFFPAAAASMSTSSGTKEAPANNPGLQAEIDPATKGYFMQQTMFRVKDPKVSLDFYSRVMGMSLLKRLDFPDMKFSLYFLGYEDLSAAPADPVKRTEWTFGQKATIELTHNWGTETDPEFKGYHNGNSDPRGFGHIGVTVDDVYKACERFERLGVEFVKKPDDGKMKGIAFIKDPDGYWIEIFDLNRIGEVTATAS, from the exons ATGGCCGCCGCTTCACTCCGCTCCGCCCTCCTCTCCCCGGCCGCCGCCCTCCGCCGCCTCTCCCCCGCCCCGCGCGTACCCCGTTTCGCCCAGCCCAAG AGATTCGACCGGGCTCGCCggttcttcccggccgccgccgcaTCCATGTCGACGTCGTCGGGGACGAAGGAGGCGCCGGCCAACAACCCGGGCCTCCAGGCCGAGATTGACCCCGCCACCAAGGGCTACTTCATGCAGCAGACG ATGTTCCGCGTGAAGGACCCAAAAGTGAGCCTCGACTTCTACTCGCGTGTGATGGGCATGTC GTTGTTGAAAAGGTTGGATTTTCCCGATATGAAGTTCAGCTTGTATTTTCTTGGTTATGAG GATTTGTCCGCAGCCCCTGCTGATCCTGTCAAGCGGACTGAATGGACGTTTGGGCAAAAAGCTACCATCGAGCTCACTCA caactggGGCACAGAAACTGATCCTGAATTCAAAGGCTACCATAATGGGAACTCAGATCCTCGTGGTTTCG GCCATATAGGGGTAACAGTGGATGATGTCTATAAGGCATGTGAGCGCTTCGAACGTCTTGGGGTAGAGTTTGTGAAAAAACCAGATGACG GGAAAATGAAAGGTATTGCATTCATCAAGGATCCTGATGGCTACTGGATTGAAATATTTGACCTGAACCGAATTGGGGAGGTCACGGCTACAGCATCATGA